CGCTCGCCATAAGGTTCGGTTTACTATCGTCTTCTTTTGGATCAGACATGGAAATACTCTTCTAAACCCTGATTTTAAAGCTCACTCTGCATTAGAACGAAATAATCGTATTTCGATTTCATAATTCAGTAAATAAATGGGCGGTTCCCATCTACCCGAACTACAGTCGTTTCAGCTCCGCCAGAAAGGTCCGGACCCTTCCCGAGGCATCTGGCCTGATGGGTGGTCCATGCCCTGGAAGCATGATTTCCATATTCAGTTTGGACAGTCGTTCGATCGCCCCATCACATTCTTCTTTGTTGCACTTATACAAAGCGGGAGGCTGCAATCTGTCCTTGCGGTTGCTCACCGTGTCGCTCGAGAACATCAATCTAGAGGATGAATAGATCAGACCAATGTTCCCGGGCGTATGTCCCTTCAAGGGAACGACTTTTAGCCCTCCGAGGACATCGACGATGTCACCATCCTTCAGTCTAACGTCAACGGGAACGGGCTCGAACCGCATCATCGGTCTTAAAAGGCGGAAGACGAGCCCCATTGCGCCTTTGGGCAACGGCATTGGTTTAGCCCCGCTGATCACGTCTGCATCTTCTTCTCCAACCATGACCTTGGCCGAACTCAATGAGACGATCTCGGCCAAACCCTGCATATGATCATGGTGAGCATGGGTGATGATGATGGTTTTTATGTCTTTCATCGAGAAACCGAGTTCTTCGAGCTCCTTCTTGATTTTTGGAACGTTCTTCCTCATCCCCACATCGATTAGCGTCACGCCATGGTCTATCAAAATATAGGTGTTCGCTCCGCTGGGATTGTCCAGGATGTAGACTCCCTCGATTATCTTCGACAATATCTCACCATCACCATTAGCGATCTAACTGGCTTCCTAATCCGTCCCCTGGTCAGAAAGCTGTTAGAAACATTAATATCATAGTAGTAGATAAGCACTTCAGAGTCCAAAAAGTAATATTGTAACCAAAAAGTAATTAATGGATGATTCACATGATATTGGAAAAAGGTGTCGTCCTAGTGGAGGTCCTGGGCAATAGATGGAACATGAGGATTCTCTGGATCCTTCGCGAGGGACCACTGCGGTTTACCGAGCTAAAGAAGCGAATGGGGGATGTGAACTCGAAGACGATCACCGAGCATCTGCGGGTCCTAGAACGATATCATGTTATTGACCGGGCGGTCTTTGCCGAGGTGCCCCCCAGGGTCGAATACTCGTTGACCGAGCACGGGAGAGCGTTCCTCCCAGTGTTCAAGGTCATCTATGATTGGGCGGCATCGTTACCTCCTCCCAAGGAAAACTAGTCTTCAAGTCAATTAATGGTTACCAAGAATTTTTATTTACTATCCCTTTTTCCGCCTTCTCAGATGTCCCACTACGGCGGATATGGACAAGCCCACAGACCTTGCCACATCCCCGGCGTCGGCGCTTCGGGGGCAGTACAAAGATTGAAAAAATGTCCACCTTTTCGATTGACTACAATTGGTTATTTTTAGGTCTAGCCAGATGTTTTATACAATGGGCTACAATATTACTTTGTAGCACCCTATCTAGCTATCCACTAAGGAACCTATCGGCTCGTTTCTCAATCCTTGAGTTAAGCTTAGTTTTTTGGACGTCGTCGCCTCTTCAATTCCTCGATCTCACTAATGTTTCTAAGGCAGCAACCTCTGAAGCAACCTGATGAACATGGCGTTCATCTTCAAGTCTACCTCATAATAGGCCTTGGAAAATCCACTAACATGATTGAATCTAAAGTTATTGATCATGTCTATTTTCTCCTCGCCACCTTATGTTAGAATTAATGGATGGCCCCTGGTAGAGGCATCTTATTCCAATATAATAACACATCACAGATAGAATCGACGGCTATTTCATCAAGAATTGCAATACCTGCCCGGGGA
This genomic stretch from Methanomassiliicoccus sp. harbors:
- a CDS encoding winged helix-turn-helix transcriptional regulator, coding for MILEKGVVLVEVLGNRWNMRILWILREGPLRFTELKKRMGDVNSKTITEHLRVLERYHVIDRAVFAEVPPRVEYSLTEHGRAFLPVFKVIYDWAASLPPPKEN
- a CDS encoding MBL fold metallo-hydrolase, with product MSKIIEGVYILDNPSGANTYILIDHGVTLIDVGMRKNVPKIKKELEELGFSMKDIKTIIITHAHHDHMQGLAEIVSLSSAKVMVGEEDADVISGAKPMPLPKGAMGLVFRLLRPMMRFEPVPVDVRLKDGDIVDVLGGLKVVPLKGHTPGNIGLIYSSSRLMFSSDTVSNRKDRLQPPALYKCNKEECDGAIERLSKLNMEIMLPGHGPPIRPDASGRVRTFLAELKRL